Proteins encoded within one genomic window of Solibaculum mannosilyticum:
- the wecB gene encoding non-hydrolyzing UDP-N-acetylglucosamine 2-epimerase — protein sequence MKIKVMTIFGTRPETIKMGPLVKELQSREQIEATVCVTAQHRQMLDQVLEAFHIVPDYDLNIMKQGQTLADITTRVLCGVQEVIQAVKPDIVLVHGDTTTTFASALAAFYQQVAIGHVEAGLRTYNKYSPYPEEMNRQMVGNLADMHFAPTQESRENLLREGKRESDIFVTGNTAIDALKTTVCSGHQSELLDWAKGSRLIVLTAHRRENLGEPMVRMFHAIRRILEKYPDIKVVYPVHLNPVIVKTAEDVFGGNDRVRLTKPMDVIAFHNLLNASHLILTDSGGIQEEAPSLGKPVIVLRDTTERPEGIAAGTLRLAGTEEETIFSIIDELLSNPEEYHRMSHACNPYGDGFASRRIVDAILDRFSAHI from the coding sequence ATGAAGATTAAAGTTATGACGATTTTTGGGACACGTCCAGAAACCATCAAAATGGGACCACTTGTCAAAGAATTACAATCCCGGGAACAAATCGAAGCCACTGTTTGTGTGACGGCACAGCATAGGCAGATGTTGGACCAAGTGCTGGAGGCCTTCCACATTGTTCCCGACTACGATTTAAATATTATGAAACAAGGTCAGACATTAGCCGATATCACCACACGGGTACTGTGCGGAGTCCAAGAGGTCATCCAGGCCGTCAAACCGGACATTGTGTTGGTACACGGCGACACAACTACTACATTTGCAAGTGCATTAGCGGCTTTTTATCAGCAGGTGGCCATCGGCCATGTGGAGGCTGGACTGCGTACTTATAACAAATACTCCCCTTATCCGGAGGAAATGAACCGGCAGATGGTGGGCAATTTGGCAGATATGCATTTTGCCCCTACCCAAGAGAGCCGGGAAAACCTGCTTCGGGAGGGCAAACGGGAATCGGATATTTTCGTCACAGGCAATACGGCAATCGACGCATTAAAAACCACTGTCTGCTCCGGACATCAAAGTGAGCTGCTGGATTGGGCAAAAGGAAGCCGTTTGATCGTTCTCACAGCTCACCGCCGGGAGAATCTGGGAGAACCTATGGTGCGGATGTTTCATGCTATCCGTCGGATCTTGGAAAAATATCCAGACATCAAAGTGGTTTATCCTGTGCATCTCAATCCTGTCATTGTCAAAACAGCGGAGGACGTGTTCGGCGGCAATGACCGTGTGCGTCTGACCAAACCGATGGATGTCATTGCATTCCACAATTTGCTCAATGCATCCCATCTGATCTTAACCGATAGCGGCGGTATCCAGGAGGAAGCGCCTTCCTTGGGTAAACCGGTTATCGTATTGAGGGATACTACCGAACGTCCCGAAGGCATTGCTGCTGGAACCTTGCGGCTGGCCGGTACAGAAGAGGAAACGATCTTTTCCATCATCGACGAATTGTTGAGCAATCCGGAGGAATATCATCGGATGAGCCATGCTTGCAATCCTTATGGCGACGGATTTGCCAGCCGGCGTATTGTGGACGCTATTTTGGATCGTTTTTCTGCGCATATATGA
- a CDS encoding WecB/TagA/CpsF family glycosyltransferase, which produces MLKQYFENLYTGSQPEFFKRASLAMDQEEKLFVVTANPETMMIGVQDQDLDAVLCKPSTVIVPDGIGVVKGAQSLGIETQGRVTGVELAAHLIRHAGETNRSIYLYGAKEEVLQALVSRIQREHPGAVIAGCRNGYGQDDDEVFEEILRLKPDVILVALGIPRQELLIDRWLPRFSKGIFVGVGGSFDVLSGSKKRAPQFFVRCNLEWLYRIMKEPKRFGRFYRSNLRFFREVKQLKRLGR; this is translated from the coding sequence ATGTTAAAACAATATTTTGAAAATCTTTATACAGGTAGCCAACCGGAATTTTTCAAACGGGCGTCGCTTGCCATGGATCAGGAAGAAAAACTCTTTGTGGTAACAGCCAATCCCGAAACGATGATGATCGGTGTACAGGATCAAGATCTGGACGCTGTGCTTTGTAAACCCAGTACAGTCATCGTACCGGATGGAATCGGTGTGGTCAAAGGCGCCCAATCCCTTGGAATTGAGACCCAAGGTCGAGTGACGGGTGTGGAATTGGCTGCTCACCTCATCCGGCACGCCGGGGAAACCAATCGGAGTATTTATCTATACGGCGCTAAGGAAGAGGTTCTACAAGCCTTGGTATCACGCATTCAGCGGGAACATCCCGGTGCAGTGATCGCCGGCTGCCGCAACGGATACGGCCAGGACGATGACGAGGTATTTGAGGAAATCCTCCGGCTGAAACCAGACGTGATATTGGTGGCCTTGGGGATCCCCCGCCAGGAATTGCTCATCGACCGATGGCTGCCGCGTTTTTCCAAGGGGATTTTTGTGGGAGTCGGCGGATCGTTTGATGTGCTCAGCGGAAGCAAAAAAAGGGCCCCGCAATTTTTTGTACGCTGTAATTTGGAATGGTTGTATCGGATCATGAAGGAACCAAAACGCTTTGGGCGCTTTTACCGCAGCAATCTTCGCTTTTTTCGCGAGGTGAAACAACTGAAGAGGCTAGGGAGATAG
- a CDS encoding spore coat protein CotJB, whose product MDDRMMLMRKRAAACFSMWETHLYLNTHPNDTQALQMLRQYEATCDKLTQEYESKYGPISASSADMGCRWSWLTDPWPWDYDKGDC is encoded by the coding sequence ATGGATGACCGTATGATGCTCATGCGCAAGCGGGCCGCAGCCTGCTTTTCCATGTGGGAGACCCACCTCTATCTTAACACGCATCCCAACGACACGCAGGCCCTCCAAATGCTCCGGCAGTACGAGGCCACTTGTGACAAGCTGACTCAGGAATACGAATCCAAATACGGCCCTATCTCAGCCAGCAGCGCCGATATGGGCTGCCGCTGGTCCTGGCTGACCGATCCGTGGCCCTGGGATTACGATAAGGGGGATTGTTAA
- a CDS encoding spore coat associated protein CotJA — translation MADACNTCKPYGTCPPMVDDRTPFPAHTPVAMAYVPYQNMTEVYEPEHALQVGTIFPELDKPFLAGKGCRC, via the coding sequence ATGGCAGATGCTTGCAATACCTGCAAACCCTACGGCACTTGCCCTCCGATGGTCGACGACAGGACACCCTTTCCCGCTCATACGCCCGTCGCTATGGCCTATGTCCCTTACCAGAACATGACCGAAGTTTATGAGCCGGAACACGCCCTGCAAGTCGGTACGATTTTCCCGGAGCTGGATAAACCGTTTCTCGCCGGAAAGGGGTGCCGCTGCTAA